The following coding sequences are from one Eriocheir sinensis breed Jianghai 21 chromosome 13, ASM2467909v1, whole genome shotgun sequence window:
- the LOC126998016 gene encoding tetratricopeptide repeat protein 33-like isoform X1, whose translation MQSFGWKRKAGLSQPRPSVFSEENVEERDGTEDPDVDWLTASKRPKVLQLEDAKAKARRLSNEGVTLAEAERWWAAIGRWNAALALTPEDHTIHEMLAQAYMQVGEVFPSLSAAEEAVRLCPNWWVGLQTLGRAQMGLGEVAQAVKTFSRAAHICPDQQELWREDLQWAVGLLKKYQEVEADREKQIAAAKESGKEVPEFPVPSVEGSIRERSIQMYQIQKQREAVEAGDPTLIERGKTIDPSKMVRMRVT comes from the exons ATGCAGTCCtttgggtggaagaggaaggcaggTTTATCTCAACCTCGACCTTCTGTTTTTTCTGAAGAAAATgttgaagaaagagatggaactGAAGACCCAGATGTTGATTGGTTGACAGCATCAAAGCGCCCAAAG gTGCTGCAGCTGGAAGATGCCAAGGCCAAGGCTCGCCGGCTCAGCAATGAGGGCGTGACACTGGCGGAGGCAGAGCGGTGGTGGGCAGCCATTGGGAGGTGGAACGCAGCCCTTGCTCTCACCCCAGAGGACCACACCATCCATGAAATGCTGGCCCAGGCATACATGCAG GTGGGCGAAGTGTTCCCATCACTCAGCGCAGCAGAGGAGGCTGTGAGGTTGTGCCCAAACTGGTGGGTGGGGCTTCAGACCCTTGGACGGGCACAGATGGGGCTGGGTGAGGTGGCCCAGGCTGTAAAAACCTTCTCCAGAGCTGCTCACATTTGCCCTGACCAACAGGAGCTCTGGAGAGAAGACCTTCAG TGGGCTGTTGGTCTGCTAAAGAAGTACCAAGAGGTGGAGGCTGACAGGGAGAAGCAGATTGCTGCTGCcaaggagagtgggaaggaggtgCCAGAGTTCCCAGTGCCATCTGTGGAGGGGTCCATCAGGGAGCGCTCCATCCAGATGTACCAGATCCAGAAGCAGCGAGAGGCAGTGGAGGCCGGCGACCCAACACTGATTGAGAGAGGGAAGACCATTGACCCCTCCAAGATGGTGAGGATGAGGGTCACCTAG
- the LOC126998016 gene encoding tetratricopeptide repeat protein 33-like isoform X2 yields MGTPACTKTQVLQLEDAKAKARRLSNEGVTLAEAERWWAAIGRWNAALALTPEDHTIHEMLAQAYMQVGEVFPSLSAAEEAVRLCPNWWVGLQTLGRAQMGLGEVAQAVKTFSRAAHICPDQQELWREDLQWAVGLLKKYQEVEADREKQIAAAKESGKEVPEFPVPSVEGSIRERSIQMYQIQKQREAVEAGDPTLIERGKTIDPSKMVRMRVT; encoded by the exons ATGGGGACCCCAGCTTGCACTAAAACTCAG gTGCTGCAGCTGGAAGATGCCAAGGCCAAGGCTCGCCGGCTCAGCAATGAGGGCGTGACACTGGCGGAGGCAGAGCGGTGGTGGGCAGCCATTGGGAGGTGGAACGCAGCCCTTGCTCTCACCCCAGAGGACCACACCATCCATGAAATGCTGGCCCAGGCATACATGCAG GTGGGCGAAGTGTTCCCATCACTCAGCGCAGCAGAGGAGGCTGTGAGGTTGTGCCCAAACTGGTGGGTGGGGCTTCAGACCCTTGGACGGGCACAGATGGGGCTGGGTGAGGTGGCCCAGGCTGTAAAAACCTTCTCCAGAGCTGCTCACATTTGCCCTGACCAACAGGAGCTCTGGAGAGAAGACCTTCAG TGGGCTGTTGGTCTGCTAAAGAAGTACCAAGAGGTGGAGGCTGACAGGGAGAAGCAGATTGCTGCTGCcaaggagagtgggaaggaggtgCCAGAGTTCCCAGTGCCATCTGTGGAGGGGTCCATCAGGGAGCGCTCCATCCAGATGTACCAGATCCAGAAGCAGCGAGAGGCAGTGGAGGCCGGCGACCCAACACTGATTGAGAGAGGGAAGACCATTGACCCCTCCAAGATGGTGAGGATGAGGGTCACCTAG
- the LOC126998273 gene encoding 3-oxo-5-alpha-steroid 4-dehydrogenase 2-like, with the protein MKFSPEVLNRAYIYPLFMAKNESELITAMCWGFPVLVLASLLLKDSENRSSSISSRLRLPGTLASFLQEVPAFLLPVLLVAYGRQRSYKGVVNQLCLGMFVMHFFQRCFISPFLMTKHRPVPLLPFLLAFLTHAYIGLLHGLYFVNHYHYKDEVWLFKPNFCIGFLIFLYGMKTNIGADSALRKVQRGRVPTGGWFEKISCPHYFGEILEMWGYALASLAPPALLLALGTTLLLGLRALHLHQWYLKKFEDYPKTRKAVIPFLL; encoded by the exons ATGAAGTTCTCTCCGGAGGTGCTGAACAGAGCTTACATTTACCCGCTTTTCATGGCGAAGAATGAAAGCGAACTGATAACCGCCATGTGCTGGGGCTTCCCTGTCCTCGTCCTCGCCTCGCTCCTCCTCAAAGACTCGGAAAACAGgtcatcctccatctcctcccgcCTCCGCCTGCCCGGGACGCTCGCCAGTTTCCTGCAGGAGGTCCCGGCGTTCCTCCTGCCGGTGCTGCTGGTGGCGTACGGGCGGCAGAGGAGCTACAAGGGCGTGGTGAACCAGCTGTGCCTCGGGATGTTCGTTATGCACTTTTTCCAGAG GTGCTTCATCTCGCCGTTCCTGATGACGAAGCACAGGCCCGtccccctcctgcccttcctgctTGCCTTTTTGACCCACGCTTACATTGGGCTCCTCCACGGCCTCTACTTCGTAAATCACTACCATTACAAGGATGAGGTGTGGCTTTTCAAACCCAATTTCTGTATAG GGTTCCTCATCTTTCTGTACGGCATGAAGACCAACATCGGCGCCGACTCAGCCCTCAGGAAGGTACAGAGGGGCAGGGTGCCGACAG GAGGCTGGTTTGAGAAGATATCCTGTCCGCACTACTTCGGGGAGATCCTGGAGATGTGGGGCTACGCGCTGGCCAGCCTGGCACCCCCGGCCCTGCTGCTGGCCCTCGGCACCACGCTTCTGCTGGGCCTCCGCGCGCTGCACCTCCACCA GTGGTACTTGAAGAAATTCGAGGACTATCCAAAAACCCGCAAGGCAGTGATTCCCTTCTTGCTCTAA
- the LOC126998018 gene encoding acid sphingomyelinase-like phosphodiesterase 3b, translating into MAGSGRPASTCGSWLVLSLTFVAVLTSPPRPAATHDQTFPGKFWQITDIHWDQRYSEDGDPAKMCHEANEPDTHNSMWGNYLCDSPWPLVKSSIQAMVELEPHPDFVLWTGDNAPHTDDPAPDFPVIFNTVSNITNELRTAFHASIPILPVLGNHDAYPKDDYPIAGKEFYGKYLSQGGWAALLPAEAQQEFEQGGYYSYRLPSGVTVLVVNTNLYYAFNTLGRNVPDPCGQFAWMRSKLQIARDEHSKVIIAAHAPPGFFERLAAVPFFNHTYNNAYVDLLNDFGENILVQIYGHEHTDSFKLFLGPQGEVESVALLAPSVTPWQASPVFGGTAVNPSLRLYYYTPTAIVDYSQYHLNLSKVITTPDDPLILTGESTPEEVTPKWELFYKARETYGLSSLDNLNIAGLYDRLVRNDALFQRYYFINSAGYNNGLCDDNCKKNHLCAMAYLKAKAVFNCKESNLTKSNILSREYFAKFGIDPEGDFPSSSVSELIITLVVVSMALTVVLAIILAVMLAMIVVKRSRMVPAEASFPILDLAKNSKQNYRKLP; encoded by the exons ATGGCTGGCTCCGGGCGTCCAGCGAGCACTTGCGGGTCATGGCTCGTCCTCAGCCTGACCTTCGTGGCTGTGCTGACCTCGCCGCCACGCCCCGCCGCCACGCACGACCAGACTTTCCCGG GAAAGTTTTGGCAAATCACCGACATTCACTGGGACCAACGTTATAGTGAGGACGGTGACCCTGCCAAGATGTGTCACGAAGCCAATGAACCTGACACACATAACAGCATGTGGGGGAACTACCTCTGTGACTCCCCGTGGCCACTGGTGAAGAGCTCCATCCAGGCCATGGTGGAGCTGGAGCCACACCCTGACTTTGTACTCTGGACAGG AGACAATGCTCCCCACACGGATGACCCTGCGCCAGACTTCCCGGTGATCTTCAACACAGTGAGTAACATCACTAATGAGCTGCGCACAGCCTTTCACGCCTCCATCCCCATCCTGCCTGTGCTGGGTAACCATGATGCATACCCCAAG GATGACTATCCTATTGCTGGCAAGGAGTTTTATGGGAAGTATTTGAGCCAGGGAGGCTGGGCAGCACTCCTGCCAGCAGAGGCACAGCAGGAGTTTGAGCAGGGAGGATACTACAGCTACAGACTTCCCTCAGGAGTTACG GTTCTGGTGGTGAACACTAACCTCTATTATGCCTTCAATACACTTGGAAGGAATGTACCAGACCCTTGTGGACAGTTTGCGTGGATGCGATCCAAACTGCAGATAGCACGGGATGAACATTCTAAG GTGATCATAGCTGCCCACGCCCCACCTGGCTTCTTTGAGCGGCTGGCTGCCGTGCCATTCTTCAACCACACATACAACAATGCTTACGTTGACTTGCTGAATGACTTTGGAGAGAACATTCTGGTGCAGATTTATGGTCATGAGCACACAGATAGCTTCAAGCTGTTCCTTGGACCACAAG GTGAAGTTGAGAGTGTGGCCCTTCTGGCCCCCTCAGTCACCCCCTGGCAGGCTTCCCCTGTCTTTGGTGGCACTGCAGTCAATCCATCCCTCCGCCTCTACTACTACACTCCCACAGCCATTGTGGACTACTCCCAGTACCACCTCAATCTTAGTAAGGTAATAACTACCCCAGATGATCCTCTCATCCTCACTGGGGAGAGCACACCTGAGGAAGTCACCCCCAAGTGGGAACTGTTCTATAAAGCTCGGGAAACTTATGGGCTCAGTTCTCTTGATAACCTTAACATAGCCGGCCTCTATGATCGACTGGTGAGAAATGATGCCTTGTTCCAGAGATATTACTTTATTAACTCTGCTGGGTACAATAATGGGTTGTGTGATGACAATTGCAAGAAAAACCATCTTTGTGCCATGGCTTACTTGAAGGCAAAAGCTGTTTTCAATTGCAAGGAATCCAACTTAACAAAGTCTAACATTCTATCACGTGAATATTTCGCAAAATTCGGGATAGATCCAGAAGGGGATTTCCCAAGCTCTAGTGTTTCTGAGCTGATTATTACCCTTGTTGTGGTGAGCATGGCCTTGACAGTGGTGCTAGCAATCATTCTGGCAGTCATGTTGGCCATGATTGTTGTCAAAAGGAGCAGAATGGTGCCTGCTGAAGCCAGCTTCCCAATACTGGACTTGGCAAAGAATAGCAAGCAAAATTACCGCAAGCTCCCGTGA